TGAATAAATTTGGTTGCATTCTTTAATAAGTGAGTTACCGGTAAATTCATGTCGCCTTCGTTTGCTTTATGTCGATAAATGTGCATTTTATAGATATTGCCTCGGAAGATTTTATTACTTTCATCTAATATAGGGATACAACGAAAACCTGAACTTTCCAGAATTTGTAATGCTTCTTCTAAGGTATTATTTTCTGTTACGGTAGTTAAATCTTGTTTTTTATATACCATTGTTTTTAATAGCATATAATCGCCTCCTTACTTTTTCTTTATTCTTTCTTATGATACCATAAAATCATAAAAAGCTTAGTTATTTTTCCCTCAATTTACTGAATTGACACCTTAGAGAATTCGTGCTAACGTAACCATGTTTAAGAGATGGAATTTTTCTAGGAGGTAGCAAGAATGAGCGGGAAAAAGACAGTACTTGCTTGTTCAGTTTGTGGATCGCGTAATTATACAAAAACAACGAGTCAAGGAAAAGACCAACAACGTTTAACAACGAATAAATTTTGCAAATATTGTAATAAGCATACTCTACATAAAGAAACTAAATGAAGATTGCG
This region of Tetragenococcus osmophilus genomic DNA includes:
- the rpmG gene encoding 50S ribosomal protein L33, which codes for MSGKKTVLACSVCGSRNYTKTTSQGKDQQRLTTNKFCKYCNKHTLHKETK